Proteins from a single region of Crassaminicella profunda:
- a CDS encoding asparagine synthase yields MEVREGAIPTALGSAVTITGAIMKRKEVAPMIAAGIVGFGLAHILLGAVDMVQHNHR; encoded by the coding sequence GTGGAAGTTCGTGAAGGAGCAATACCAACAGCTTTAGGTTCAGCTGTTACTATTACAGGAGCCATTATGAAAAGAAAAGAAGTTGCACCTATGATTGCTGCAGGGATTGTAGGGTTTGGATTGGCTCATATTCTTCTTGGTGCAGTAGATATGGTACAACATAATCATAGGTGA